One Candidatus Cloacimonadota bacterium genomic region harbors:
- a CDS encoding MATE family efflux transporter — protein MENNKKQRKRKIEKGLIDGRLSSSIWKLAAPMMISGALQNLFSMVDLYFVGRLGHIEVAALSIAGTVVSILLMLVMGISVGTTALIAHFTGKKEHEKADEVLGQTFILGIIGSLIMLTVSLFLVVPLLKLFGATGYVLIYAAEYLKVVFGWSLAIFLFVGINSAFRGTGDAKTPLKALIIANTINIFLDPMLIMGYGPFSRMGVEGSAIATVVSRGIGVIFLFLHMIFGHSTIQFKIKYIKPIPVLMKRIISIGSFASLQVFIREVSFLFLMRLVSSFGAVTLAAYGVGARLRMFIMVPGFGFSNAASVLVGQNMGASQPKRATSSAWQALLYYESIAVPLAVVFFIFAPHIVGFFNDYPGVIKIGSSFLRYLAVTFPFLAASLVLGQSMNGAGDTKTPTVVNAVGQLGFRVPFAYLFALVANMTQSGIWLGINASDVVQGIGMMFVFRNGHWKKTYAKHREKLEGKPLIPTTDTALPSSGAEEAL, from the coding sequence TTGGAAAATAATAAAAAGCAAAGAAAACGGAAGATTGAAAAAGGTTTAATAGACGGACGTCTTTCCAGTTCTATCTGGAAATTGGCAGCTCCAATGATGATTAGTGGAGCTCTCCAAAACCTCTTTTCAATGGTAGACTTATACTTTGTTGGGAGATTAGGCCACATAGAAGTTGCTGCACTTTCTATAGCCGGCACTGTTGTTAGCATCCTCTTGATGTTGGTAATGGGAATTTCAGTGGGAACCACTGCACTTATCGCACACTTTACTGGCAAAAAGGAGCACGAGAAAGCTGATGAGGTGCTTGGGCAAACATTCATCCTTGGAATTATCGGCTCTCTAATTATGCTTACTGTGAGTCTTTTTTTAGTTGTGCCACTTCTTAAACTTTTTGGAGCAACTGGATATGTGCTTATTTATGCAGCCGAATATCTTAAGGTAGTATTTGGCTGGTCTTTAGCGATATTCTTATTTGTGGGCATAAATAGTGCTTTCCGTGGTACAGGTGATGCAAAGACTCCACTTAAGGCACTTATTATAGCGAATACCATTAATATTTTTCTTGACCCGATGTTGATTATGGGATATGGACCGTTTTCCCGAATGGGAGTTGAAGGCTCTGCAATTGCAACCGTTGTAAGTCGTGGAATAGGCGTTATCTTCCTCTTTTTGCATATGATATTTGGACATTCAACTATTCAATTTAAAATTAAATATATTAAGCCCATTCCAGTTCTGATGAAGAGGATAATAAGTATCGGGTCATTTGCATCCTTGCAGGTTTTTATAAGAGAAGTTTCCTTCCTTTTTCTAATGCGACTTGTTTCTTCTTTTGGAGCAGTTACTCTTGCTGCATACGGTGTCGGTGCTCGTCTTAGAATGTTTATTATGGTACCTGGATTTGGTTTTTCTAATGCGGCATCTGTCCTCGTTGGACAAAATATGGGTGCAAGTCAGCCAAAGCGAGCAACAAGCTCTGCATGGCAAGCCTTACTATATTATGAATCTATCGCTGTCCCATTAGCTGTAGTCTTTTTTATTTTTGCACCACATATTGTCGGTTTCTTTAATGATTACCCAGGAGTTATCAAAATTGGCAGTTCATTTTTAAGATATCTTGCTGTTACTTTTCCATTCCTCGCAGCTTCACTTGTTCTTGGACAAAGTATGAATGGTGCAGGAGATACAAAAACACCAACTGTTGTGAATGCTGTTGGACAGCTTGGCTTTAGGGTTCCATTTGCCTATTTGTTTGCTTTGGTTGCTAATATGACACAATCAGGCATCTGGTTGGGAATCAATGCCTCTGATGTAGTGCAAGGAATTGGAATGATGTTTGTATTTAGAAATGGACATTGGAAGAAAACCTATGCAAAACACAGAGAAAAGCTTGAAGGTAAGCCACTTATTCCGACTACAGATACAGCACTGCCATCTTCAGGGGCAGAAGAAGCCCTTTAA
- a CDS encoding phosphohydrolase, whose translation MKKSKKQINLEAKILSKLSGKSASVASLIFADKEIQTLQDYANIVSIKRLGFNDHGPVHMRKAALNSLLMFDLLHKAGIKFNLEKEGIGTVEDSKIAVLIASLLHDIGMTASRDNHETLSVILALPIINRLLSKIYNESGKIVIMQSLIIEGIIGHMATQKIHSLEAGLVLIGDGCDMEKGRARIPTLLSQSPRVGDIHKYSSSSIQKVSISSGDKKPIKIVVEMTQSVGFYQIEEVLFPKILSSPVKPYIELYGEVKDEKRLRYL comes from the coding sequence ATGAAAAAATCTAAAAAACAAATTAATCTTGAAGCTAAAATATTATCAAAATTGTCAGGCAAATCAGCTTCTGTTGCCTCTCTTATTTTCGCTGATAAAGAGATACAGACATTGCAAGATTATGCAAATATTGTATCTATAAAACGATTAGGATTTAACGACCACGGTCCAGTCCATATGAGAAAAGCTGCTTTGAATTCACTCTTAATGTTTGACTTGCTTCATAAAGCAGGAATCAAATTTAATTTAGAAAAGGAGGGGATTGGGACTGTTGAAGATAGTAAAATAGCAGTTTTAATTGCCTCTTTATTACACGACATAGGAATGACTGCTTCACGAGACAACCATGAAACATTAAGTGTAATCCTCGCTCTTCCAATAATTAATAGGTTGCTATCAAAAATTTATAATGAATCAGGAAAAATCGTTATTATGCAGTCATTAATCATTGAAGGCATTATAGGACATATGGCAACTCAGAAAATCCATTCTTTAGAAGCAGGACTTGTATTAATTGGTGATGGTTGTGATATGGAAAAAGGTAGAGCCCGGATACCCACCCTTCTATCACAAAGTCCAAGAGTGGGTGACATTCACAAATATTCTTCAAGTTCAATACAGAAAGTCTCAATAAGCAGCGGAGACAAAAAGCCTATTAAAATTGTTGTTGAAATGACCCAGTCTGTTGGATTTTACCAGATAGAAGAAGTCCTTTTCCCCAAAATTTTATCCAGTCCAGTAAAGCCTTATATTGAACTTTATGGAGAAGTTAAAGACGAGAAGAGACTTAGATACCTGTAG
- a CDS encoding phosphate/phosphite/phosphonate ABC transporter substrate-binding protein produces the protein MKFIKIIFIILFIFSCSQKFELGSKNNPVEMCFVPWMETGKIITRSKKLTNYLTEKTGYHFRVTIPTNYAAVIEGMGTEEVDIAWLPPFAYILANEKYGAQVALTPVRKGMKKYKGEFLARSDNNIDSLADIEGKTIAYTDAASTSGYVYPSALLTKKGIKPGKIYFAGGHSQAILAVYQNRADVGCAYWSPPSKGEPQDGRKELLQTHPDIYKKTKIIGFTEWIMNDTVTFRKDFPSEMKKKIVQALIDYVNTEEGKVVMKKLYEIDDYVRATDSDYDGVRKTLKTLGIDAGQLIK, from the coding sequence ATGAAATTTATAAAAATTATATTTATTATTTTATTTATATTTAGTTGCTCACAAAAATTTGAATTAGGTTCAAAAAATAATCCAGTAGAGATGTGCTTCGTTCCCTGGATGGAAACAGGAAAGATTATTACAAGGAGTAAAAAACTCACCAATTATCTTACTGAAAAAACAGGTTATCATTTCAGAGTAACCATTCCAACAAACTATGCAGCAGTAATAGAAGGAATGGGAACTGAAGAGGTTGATATTGCCTGGCTTCCACCCTTTGCTTATATTTTAGCAAATGAAAAATACGGTGCACAAGTGGCTTTAACACCTGTAAGAAAAGGTATGAAAAAATACAAAGGAGAATTCCTGGCAAGGTCAGATAATAATATTGACAGTCTCGCAGATATTGAAGGAAAAACTATTGCTTATACTGATGCAGCATCCACCTCGGGTTATGTTTATCCTTCTGCTCTTTTAACTAAAAAAGGAATAAAGCCAGGTAAAATCTATTTTGCTGGTGGGCATTCACAAGCCATTCTCGCAGTTTATCAAAATCGTGCTGATGTGGGTTGTGCATATTGGTCTCCTCCATCTAAAGGAGAACCCCAAGATGGCAGAAAAGAACTCTTGCAAACTCATCCTGATATATATAAAAAAACGAAAATAATTGGATTTACCGAATGGATTATGAACGATACTGTAACATTTAGAAAAGATTTTCCATCAGAAATGAAAAAGAAAATAGTTCAAGCCTTGATTGATTATGTAAATACTGAAGAAGGTAAAGTGGTAATGAAAAAATTATATGAAATTGACGACTATGTAAGAGCAACTGATTCTGATTATGATGGAGTAAGAAAAACACTAAAAACTCTCGGTATAGATGCAGGACAGCTTATAAAATAA
- a CDS encoding RNA polymerase sigma factor, with protein MKRSEINLLFQENYKKIFLLSVKMLKNYEDAEDATQEIFMKAYQNIDKFRQESKLFTWLYRIALNHIYNFSNKKKNVKNLNEKNQDFCIRTNETPEKVLYEKELYNKLNEIIEGLSPKQKEVFLLRYYNGLKFNEIAKILKKSLGTIKSNYFFAMQKIKKELEKEQLLETKEVS; from the coding sequence ATGAAAAGAAGTGAAATTAATCTGCTGTTTCAAGAAAATTATAAAAAGATATTTCTTCTATCAGTAAAAATGTTGAAAAATTACGAAGATGCTGAAGATGCAACGCAGGAAATTTTTATGAAAGCATATCAAAATATAGATAAATTCAGACAGGAATCCAAATTATTCACATGGCTATACAGGATTGCCTTGAACCATATTTATAATTTTTCCAATAAAAAAAAGAATGTGAAAAATCTCAACGAAAAGAATCAGGATTTTTGTATTCGCACAAATGAAACTCCAGAAAAGGTATTGTATGAAAAGGAGCTTTATAACAAACTTAACGAAATAATAGAAGGATTATCACCAAAACAAAAAGAGGTATTCCTTTTAAGGTACTATAATGGGCTAAAATTTAATGAGATAGCTAAAATTCTAAAGAAAAGTTTGGGCACAATCAAAAGTAACTATTTTTTTGCAATGCAAAAGATAAAAAAGGAACTGGAAAAAGAACAATTATTGGAAACAAAAGAGGTAAGCTAA
- a CDS encoding segregation/condensation protein A gives MSNKLQSPICSGTNNKKYKIKLPNFEGPLDLLLFLIRKHKIDIYDIPIAFMLSEYLKYLSLMEELNISIEGEFMEMAATLIQIKLRSLLPRQVYEEEEDLQAELVSNLIAYQEIKEYAKFLNNLAEENKYYFYKSIDKNTQKDIKDFAISYSIEQNSVGLYDLIKALQKYILQPPQEVPQDIILEKFKVEDKIKEIRKILRKNKKLLFSDFMKNYSKLELVTFFLAILELARMKKITIFQNKQFSDIHISKKK, from the coding sequence ATGTCAAATAAACTTCAATCCCCGATTTGCTCGGGGACCAATAACAAAAAATATAAGATTAAACTGCCAAATTTTGAAGGTCCTCTGGACTTGCTACTTTTTCTTATTCGTAAGCATAAGATAGATATTTATGACATACCTATTGCTTTTATGCTTTCTGAATATTTAAAATATTTGTCATTAATGGAAGAGTTAAACATCTCTATTGAGGGAGAATTTATGGAGATGGCTGCAACTTTAATTCAAATAAAACTTCGCTCCCTTCTACCACGACAGGTTTATGAGGAAGAAGAAGACCTTCAAGCTGAATTGGTAAGTAACTTAATTGCATATCAGGAAATTAAAGAATATGCGAAGTTTCTAAATAACCTTGCTGAGGAAAACAAATATTATTTTTATAAGAGTATTGATAAGAATACTCAAAAAGATATTAAGGATTTTGCAATTTCGTATAGTATTGAACAAAATAGTGTTGGTCTATATGATTTAATTAAAGCCTTGCAAAAGTATATTCTTCAACCACCTCAAGAGGTGCCGCAGGATATTATTCTTGAAAAATTTAAAGTTGAAGATAAGATAAAAGAAATTCGTAAAATTTTAAGGAAAAATAAAAAATTGCTATTCTCTGATTTTATGAAAAACTATAGCAAATTAGAGTTGGTTACATTTTTTCTGGCGATACTTGAGTTAGCAAGAATGAAAAAGATTACTATTTTCCAGAACAAACAATTTTCAGATATTCATATCAGTAAGAAGAAATAA
- a CDS encoding glutamine synthetase family protein has product MEINKILEQTKKDNVKFILLQFTDILGVVKSLTICVEHIADSLQYGTWFDGSSIEGFARIHESDMILKPDISTYAIIPWLKADKGNTARFICDIYQPDGTPFEGDPRFILKKAIKEARSMSLEYNVGPEMEFFLFKKEDGKLVPLPHDRASYFDLSTDQAYTIRREMVLALERFGIDVEASHHEVALGQHEIDFRYDNALRTADSATTLRFVLKAIAQKYDLHATFMPKPIMGINGSGMHIHQSLFDITTRENAFYNKSDKYKLSKIAYNFIAGQLQHIKAMSAMLSPTVNSYKRLTPGYEAPVYISWARINRSALIRVPKYSTGKEESTRLELRSPDPSCNLYLAFAVMLKAGLDGIKKNLTSPEPVEEDIYNFDELKLKNLNIDTLPCSLMDAINELKTDKVIRQALGNHTCKNYINAKTKEWDEYNMQVTQWELDKYLEIY; this is encoded by the coding sequence ATGGAAATTAACAAAATATTAGAACAAACCAAAAAAGACAATGTAAAGTTTATCCTATTACAATTTACAGATATTTTGGGGGTTGTAAAAAGCCTGACAATTTGTGTAGAACATATAGCTGATTCATTACAATATGGGACCTGGTTTGATGGCTCTTCTATAGAAGGTTTTGCACGAATACATGAAAGTGATATGATATTAAAGCCAGATATTAGCACTTATGCAATTATTCCCTGGTTAAAAGCTGATAAGGGAAACACAGCAAGATTTATATGTGATATTTATCAACCCGATGGAACGCCTTTTGAGGGGGATCCCAGATTCATACTTAAAAAAGCAATTAAAGAAGCAAGAAGTATGAGTCTTGAATATAATGTTGGACCAGAGATGGAATTCTTTTTATTTAAAAAAGAAGATGGAAAACTTGTACCTTTGCCACATGATAGAGCGAGTTATTTTGATTTATCAACGGACCAGGCATATACAATAAGGCGGGAAATGGTGCTTGCTCTAGAGAGGTTCGGAATAGATGTTGAAGCATCTCACCACGAGGTCGCTCTTGGACAGCATGAAATTGACTTTAGGTATGACAATGCTTTGAGAACTGCTGATAGTGCCACCACACTACGATTTGTGCTAAAAGCAATTGCACAAAAATACGATTTACATGCCACATTTATGCCAAAACCAATAATGGGAATTAATGGCTCAGGAATGCATATACATCAGAGTTTATTTGATATAACAACAAGAGAGAATGCCTTTTATAACAAAAGTGATAAATACAAACTATCAAAAATAGCATATAATTTTATTGCAGGTCAGCTTCAACATATTAAAGCAATGTCAGCAATGCTTTCACCGACAGTTAATTCATATAAAAGATTAACTCCAGGTTATGAAGCACCCGTATACATAAGTTGGGCAAGAATCAACAGGTCCGCCCTTATTAGAGTACCTAAATATTCCACAGGGAAAGAAGAATCTACTAGATTGGAATTAAGATCCCCGGACCCAAGTTGTAATCTTTATCTCGCATTTGCAGTGATGCTCAAAGCAGGATTGGACGGAATAAAGAAAAACCTTACATCTCCAGAGCCAGTTGAGGAAGATATTTATAATTTTGATGAGTTGAAATTAAAAAATCTTAATATTGATACATTACCTTGCTCTTTAATGGATGCTATCAATGAGTTAAAGACAGATAAAGTAATTCGGCAAGCATTGGGAAACCATACTTGTAAGAATTATATTAATGCCAAGACAAAAGAATGGGATGAGTATAATATGCAAGTTACACAATGGGAGTTAGATAAATATCTGGAAATATATTAA
- a CDS encoding site-2 protease family protein: MNQITQFVLLIFPILYALTVHEFSHGYVAYRLGDDTAKRAGRLTLNPLKHLDPIGTIMLFIVHIGWAKPVPINPYNFKNIKRDTAYVALAGPAANFISAIIFSLIFNFFNAHTSASSQNIFIVIIFYTIFINIALGLFNLIPFPPLDGSKILGAFLSDEAYFRYQRFERKGAFILIGIVLVSNLMGLNIIGGVIMPPINFFIKLLTGISIL; encoded by the coding sequence ATGAATCAAATAACCCAATTTGTCTTATTAATATTTCCTATACTTTACGCATTAACCGTGCATGAATTTTCGCATGGTTATGTTGCATATCGTTTGGGTGATGACACTGCTAAAAGAGCGGGTAGATTGACACTAAATCCACTTAAACATTTAGACCCGATCGGCACAATTATGCTATTTATTGTTCATATTGGATGGGCAAAACCAGTACCAATAAATCCATACAATTTTAAAAATATCAAAAGGGACACTGCGTATGTGGCGTTAGCTGGACCTGCTGCTAATTTTATTAGTGCTATTATTTTTAGTTTGATTTTTAATTTTTTTAACGCCCATACATCGGCTTCATCTCAAAATATTTTTATAGTTATTATTTTCTATACTATTTTTATTAATATTGCCTTGGGATTGTTTAATTTAATTCCATTTCCACCTTTAGATGGTTCAAAAATTTTAGGCGCTTTTCTTTCAGACGAAGCATATTTTAGATATCAACGATTTGAAAGAAAGGGAGCATTTATATTGATTGGAATCGTTCTTGTCAGTAATCTTATGGGATTAAATATCATTGGTGGGGTTATAATGCCTCCTATTAACTTTTTTATTAAACTGCTTACTGGCATATCAATCTTGTAG
- a CDS encoding AMP-binding protein: MQLHQSFITTAKKFGNKIAIYDQATDKEISYSKMLIASLILSKKFSKYHGQYIGVMVPTSAGCMLSILGSLMCGKIPVMINYATGAGENCIYAQEKCSFKTIITSKKLLEKINVEPVEGMVFLEDIMDSLTTLDKLKAAIKSKLPTSILQSRVHKGSDDEDCVILFTSGSEKDPKAVQLSHKNIFHNVNAFPKIIDVDENDIFAGTLPLFHVFGLTTTFWLPITIGASIVAHANPLDYKAICDSIRKYKITFVIGTPAFFHGYLQKSEPGDFASVRLAIAGADKVTDQLREGYIKKHNLELMEGYGTTETSPVISTNVPGVNKPGSIGKPLPEVQVKIVDRETDEELPLNKEGKILVKGNMVMNGYLGDLEETSLRIRNGWYDTGDMGVLDEDGFLWHRGRLRRFVKVGGEMISLVRVENVLEKLLPEGAVCCVVDVPNPRKGSDIVAAVTTKEINKKHIKKQMKKELPAIAIPKEFHLIEDIPMMGSGKVNFRKVEKICRKLENDKSN, encoded by the coding sequence ATGCAACTACATCAGTCATTTATTACTACAGCAAAAAAGTTTGGTAATAAAATAGCTATTTATGACCAGGCAACGGATAAAGAAATCAGTTATAGTAAAATGCTAATTGCATCTCTGATTCTTTCAAAAAAGTTTTCAAAATATCATGGACAGTATATTGGCGTAATGGTTCCTACATCGGCAGGTTGTATGCTCTCTATACTTGGGTCTCTGATGTGCGGTAAAATACCTGTGATGATAAACTATGCGACAGGTGCAGGAGAAAATTGCATCTACGCACAGGAAAAATGCAGCTTCAAAACTATTATCACAAGTAAGAAGCTACTGGAAAAAATTAATGTGGAACCAGTAGAAGGAATGGTTTTTCTTGAAGATATAATGGATTCACTCACAACATTAGATAAACTGAAAGCTGCAATTAAATCAAAACTACCGACTTCTATTTTGCAATCACGGGTTCACAAAGGTTCAGATGATGAAGATTGCGTTATTCTGTTCACAAGTGGAAGCGAGAAAGACCCTAAAGCAGTTCAGCTTTCACATAAGAATATCTTTCATAATGTTAATGCATTCCCAAAAATAATTGATGTAGATGAGAATGATATCTTTGCAGGCACTCTTCCCTTATTTCATGTGTTTGGCTTAACAACTACCTTCTGGTTACCAATTACTATAGGAGCATCTATTGTTGCCCATGCTAATCCATTAGATTACAAAGCAATCTGCGATTCAATCAGGAAATATAAGATAACCTTTGTAATAGGAACTCCAGCATTTTTCCATGGCTATTTACAGAAATCGGAACCAGGTGATTTTGCTTCTGTTAGACTAGCAATCGCTGGTGCAGATAAAGTTACAGACCAGCTTCGTGAAGGATATATAAAAAAACACAATTTAGAACTTATGGAAGGTTATGGCACAACAGAAACAAGTCCTGTAATTTCTACAAATGTTCCTGGCGTAAATAAACCTGGCAGTATAGGTAAACCTCTCCCTGAAGTTCAGGTTAAAATTGTAGATAGAGAAACAGACGAGGAGCTTCCTCTCAATAAGGAAGGTAAGATTTTAGTAAAAGGCAATATGGTTATGAATGGCTACTTAGGAGACCTTGAAGAGACTTCACTTCGCATTCGTAATGGGTGGTATGACACTGGAGATATGGGAGTATTAGATGAAGATGGATTTCTCTGGCATAGAGGTAGATTGAGAAGATTCGTAAAGGTTGGTGGAGAGATGATCTCTCTTGTTCGTGTAGAGAATGTCTTAGAAAAACTGCTGCCAGAAGGAGCTGTCTGTTGCGTTGTTGATGTCCCTAATCCAAGAAAAGGTTCTGACATCGTTGCGGCTGTAACTACAAAAGAAATCAACAAAAAACATATTAAGAAGCAAATGAAAAAAGAGCTTCCAGCAATCGCAATCCCAAAAGAATTTCATCTGATTGAAGATATCCCAATGATGGGAAGTGGTAAAGTCAACTTCCGCAAAGTAGAAAAAATATGTAGAAAATTAGAGAATGATAAATCCAATTAA
- the lepB gene encoding signal peptidase I — MPKKFEKKPRKKKSVLREWIEAIIFAGIAAIIIKTFIIQTFRIPSGSMESSFLIGDFLVANKFVFHFREPKQFEPVIFKYPMDSYDPQPSERYAKIIHPIYWDKKNFFFKYYKRRDFIKRIIGMPGDTLQIIDKNVYINGKYIKEDYTQHIDYRIIPREKGHLYINSEFMGSRDNFGPLVIPEGKYFVMGDNRDNSSDSRYWGLLDKEFIRGIPMIIYWSWDEHHRIRWRRLLKIV, encoded by the coding sequence ATGCCAAAAAAATTTGAGAAGAAACCGAGAAAAAAGAAATCAGTATTAAGAGAATGGATTGAAGCAATAATCTTTGCAGGAATTGCAGCAATTATCATAAAAACTTTTATTATTCAAACTTTCAGAATACCATCAGGTTCAATGGAAAGTTCGTTTTTGATTGGCGATTTCCTGGTTGCTAATAAATTTGTATTTCATTTTCGTGAACCAAAACAATTTGAACCAGTTATCTTCAAATACCCAATGGATAGTTATGATCCTCAGCCCAGCGAAAGATATGCTAAAATCATCCATCCTATATATTGGGATAAGAAAAATTTCTTTTTTAAGTATTACAAGCGTCGGGATTTTATCAAAAGAATTATTGGAATGCCTGGTGATACATTACAAATTATAGATAAAAATGTTTACATCAACGGAAAATACATAAAGGAAGATTACACTCAACATATAGATTATCGTATAATACCAAGAGAAAAAGGACATCTTTATATCAATTCTGAATTTATGGGAAGCAGGGACAACTTTGGACCTTTAGTAATTCCTGAAGGAAAATACTTTGTAATGGGAGATAACAGAGACAACAGCAGCGACTCGCGTTATTGGGGATTATTAGATAAAGAATTTATAAGAGGTATTCCAATGATTATCTACTGGTCATGGGACGAGCATCATCGTATCCGCTGGAGAAGATTGCTGAAAATTGTCTAA
- a CDS encoding GxxExxY protein has protein sequence MIKSSVSVLIFTLLNSKDILQQKSNYQLFNRVNKELGPGFLESVYKHTIAYEFTKNKFHYEKEKLLRTKYKDTIIDKAFYADFVIENKIILEIKTVKNFENIHYAQLLNYLKATGLRVGYLINFGKLKLEWKRMIY, from the coding sequence GTGATAAAATCATCGGTATCTGTATTGATATTTACCCTGTTAAATAGTAAAGATATTTTGCAACAGAAGTCCAATTATCAATTATTTAACAGGGTGAATAAAGAATTGGGTCCTGGATTCTTGGAGTCAGTATATAAGCATACTATCGCTTATGAATTTACTAAAAATAAATTTCACTATGAAAAAGAAAAACTTCTACGCACTAAATATAAAGACACTATTATTGACAAGGCTTTTTATGCTGATTTTGTTATAGAAAATAAAATCATTCTTGAAATAAAAACAGTTAAAAATTTTGAAAATATTCATTATGCACAGTTACTAAACTATCTAAAAGCCACAGGATTAAGAGTTGGTTATCTCATTAACTTTGGAAAACTTAAATTGGAATGGAAAAGAATGATTTACTAA
- the hemW gene encoding radical SAM family heme chaperone HemW, with product MLSAVNNISIYLHIPFCIKKCNYCNFYSVPYKSDLVSKYIACLKKEIELFPREQKLVVDTIYFGGGTPSLLSFSHLFKIITTLTDKFIIAENPEVTLEANPINVTKAAAKNWKICGINRISLGAQSFHNSELKLLGRLHSEKEIYSAVEAIREYCTDNISLDLMYGIPFQTKQNWITSLKKAISLKPKHISSYCLSIEEGTYLADKQNEYTFPDENLQSEMYYQLINILKKNKFCQYEISNFAQTGFESKHNLTYWNGEEYLGFGPASHSFNNMKRYSNFANLNKYFEYIDNKKLPIEDSKIISEREFISDKIILGLRLNKGICLSEFKKKYNFDVEIEYENVLKKFLSSRYLTIQNDRLKLTSKALFVSNSILSEFV from the coding sequence ATGCTTTCGGCGGTTAATAATATTTCCATTTATCTCCATATCCCCTTTTGCATAAAAAAATGCAACTACTGCAATTTTTATTCAGTGCCATATAAATCGGATTTGGTCAGCAAATACATTGCTTGTTTGAAAAAGGAGATAGAACTCTTTCCACGAGAGCAAAAACTTGTTGTTGACACAATCTATTTCGGTGGCGGAACCCCATCTCTGCTCTCCTTCTCACACTTGTTCAAAATAATAACAACATTAACAGACAAATTTATAATTGCAGAAAATCCTGAGGTAACTTTAGAAGCCAACCCGATAAATGTAACCAAAGCCGCTGCTAAAAACTGGAAAATTTGCGGAATCAATCGTATAAGTCTGGGTGCCCAATCCTTCCATAATTCAGAATTAAAACTTTTAGGAAGATTACATTCTGAAAAAGAAATATATTCTGCTGTTGAAGCTATCAGAGAATATTGTACTGATAATATCTCTTTAGACCTGATGTATGGAATTCCATTTCAAACTAAGCAGAACTGGATAACCTCATTAAAAAAAGCAATAAGTCTTAAGCCCAAACACATTTCATCATATTGCTTATCTATTGAAGAAGGCACTTATCTCGCAGACAAACAAAATGAGTATACTTTTCCAGATGAAAATCTGCAAAGTGAAATGTATTACCAATTGATTAATATTCTTAAAAAAAATAAATTCTGTCAATATGAAATATCAAATTTTGCTCAAACAGGTTTTGAATCAAAACACAATTTAACATATTGGAATGGTGAAGAATATCTTGGCTTTGGACCTGCCTCTCATTCCTTCAATAATATGAAAAGATACAGCAATTTTGCAAATTTGAACAAGTATTTTGAATATATAGATAACAAAAAACTGCCGATTGAGGACTCAAAAATAATCTCAGAGCGAGAATTTATTTCTGATAAAATCATTTTGGGATTGCGACTGAATAAAGGAATATGCCTATCTGAATTCAAAAAGAAATATAATTTTGATGTTGAAATAGAATATGAAAATGTCTTAAAAAAATTTTTGTCTTCCAGATATTTGACAATTCAAAATGATAGACTGAAATTGACATCAAAAGCACTGTTTGTGTCTAATTCAATTTTAAGCGAATTTGTATAA